The Pecten maximus chromosome 11, xPecMax1.1, whole genome shotgun sequence genome has a segment encoding these proteins:
- the LOC117337459 gene encoding 26S proteasome non-ATPase regulatory subunit 7-like, translating into MKKATLPTAMPPADPTKISKVVVHPLVLLSVVDHFNRMGKVGNVKRVVGVLLGSNRQGVLDVSNSFAVPFDEDDKDKSVWFLDHDYLESMYGMFKKVNAREKVVGWYHTGPKLHQNDVAINELVRRYCPNSVLVVIDAKPKDLGLPTEAYISVEEVHDDGTPTSKTFDHVPSEIGAEEAEEVGVEHLLRDIKDTTVGSLSQRITNQLMGLKGLHSHITDINSYLQKVTSQQLPVNHQIIYQLQDVFNLLPDVNLQDFVKSVYVKTNDQMLVVYLASLIRSVIALHNLIGNKLQNREAEKSEVKDLSKEKKEKKEKEEKEKDSDKKDSDKSKTDDKKDTKSKSGK; encoded by the exons ATGAAAAAGGCAACTTTACCTACCGCAATGCCGCCTGCAGATCCAACAAAGATATCAAAGGTGGTTGTCCACCCGCTGGTCCTTCTAAGCGTGGTAGACCACTTTAATCGGATGGGGAAAGTTGGAAATGTGAAACGAGTAGTTGGTGTTCTTCTTGGTTCAAATAGACAAGGAGTTCTTGACGTTTCAAATAGTTTTGCAG TGCCATTTGATGAAGATGACAAAGACAAGAGTGTATGGTTCCTGGATCACGACTACTTAGAGAGCATGTATGGCATGTTCAAGAAAGTCAATG CACGAGAGAAGGTTGTTGGATGGTACCACACTGGCCCAAAACTTCACCAGAATGATGTAGCTATCAATGAGCTGGTCAGGAGATACTGTCCAAACTCTGTTCTCGTTGTAATTGATGCTAAGCCTAAGGATCTTGGTCTGCCAACAGAGGCATATATATCAGTGGAGGAGGTTCATGAT GATGGTACTCCAACATCTAAGACATTTGATCATGTGCCAAGTGAGATTGGAGCTGAGGAGGCAGAAGAAGTGGGAGTGGAACATCTACTCAG GGATATTAAAGACACAACAGTGGGCTCTCTGTCACAAAGGATCACGAACCAGCTGATGGGTCTGAAGGGTTTACATTCCCACATCACCGACATAAACAGTTACCTACAGAAAGTCACATCACAACAGTTACCAGTAAACCACCAGATCATATACCAGCTTCAGGATGTGTTCAACCTACTCCCCGACGTCAACCTCCAAGACTTTGTTAAATCTGTGTATGTGAAAACCAATGATCAGATGTTGGTCGTGTATTTGGCCTCCCTTATTAGATCGGTGATCGCCTTACATAATCTCATAGGAAACAAATTACAAAACCGTGAGGCAGAGAAAAGTGAGGTTAAGGACTTGAGTAAGGAGAAGAAAGAGAAAAAGGAAAAGGAAGAAAAAGAGAAGGACTCTGATAAGAAAGATTCTGATAAGAGTAAGACGGATGACAAGAAAGACACTAAGAGTAAAAGTGGAAAGTGA